The following DNA comes from Hemibagrus wyckioides isolate EC202008001 linkage group LG05, SWU_Hwy_1.0, whole genome shotgun sequence.
gattttttttaaaaggggtgtgtgtgtgagagagagatcagataaGTCATAATAATTGGAAAGTGTACATAGTCGACAGTGGTGTGACCAAAGCCCTCTGTGATATTCATTATTGTTTCTAGCATGATTTGCATGGGGGGTTGTAAGGGGGCGGGGTGCAGACGGAGcactttgggggggggggtcgcAGGGTTGATTTTACTTTGAGGATCAGAGTAGGCTCTGTGTCGTTCTCGGCTTTTGTTCCTATCTGCGTCTGGTGTTTAGGCTTGGCTGTTTACTGGGGGAGAAatggagggagggggagggtcAGTGGGGGTGGTAGTAGGGGGCATGGGGGAGGCTGTGGTGGCTGGAGTCTCTAAAGCAAAATGTTACCTTCAGGCTTTTCCCTCTGGGAGAGGCCCTCTCTGGGGAAGCAGTGGGTGGAGCAAGGAGTGATTGATGGCTGTCAGGAAGACTGGGGGGAGACGCAGACTTAACGCTTACAagaggtgtctgtgtgtgtgtgcatgtgtgtgtgcgcgcgcgtgtgtgtgtgtgtgcatgtgtgtgtgtgcgcgtgtgtgtgcatgtgcgagtgtgtgtgtgtgcgcgtgtgtgtgcatgtgcgagtgtgtgtgtgtgcatgtgtgtgtgcgcgcgcgtgtgtgtgcatgtgcgagtgtgtgcgagtgtgtgtgtgtgcgcgcgcgtgtgtgtgcagcttaatcagATGTTTTAGTGGCGCAAAAAAACTGTCATGATCGTGAACCTAAAGTCAGGACTAAgtgaattaaataaatgcagGCTCATCAAACCTGTAGTGTGTGGACATGAGTGTATGGGTCTTATCATCCTctggctacagtatttcacagtggacacacacacacacacgcacattacTGTGGGAGGACACAGGAATGGTAACCATGACTACAGCAAAGCCACAGTGCATCCTCGGTTTGCCCCGCCCATGAGTACCAGTAGTTCCTGTTTGTGCTTTATTCTGTAGCACAGTTACAGTTTCTGCTACTGAAAGTCCTGAACTGTGTGCAGTGGGAAAAGGTTTGAGGACTGTCAcattttgatgtgtgtgtgagagagagagagagtgtgtgtgtctctgctgttctgATGCTTCCAGGATGAAGGGAACTGAGgtcttttatttttgtccaaATTATTCAtagtcttttgtgtgtgtttgcagagtGCTGCTGCAGCTCCGAGCCCTGTGATGGGGAACATGCCCCCTGGAGATGGCATGCCTGGTGGCCCGATGCCCCCTGGATTCTTCCAGGTACCACATTTTCCTCACAAtcacattacattttctcttccattctctctctctctctctctctctcactcaaacacacatgcacacactgatGTACATCTGAAACTTTAATATTGACACTGCAGTTTTTTAGCTCTGTAGAAACCTTGGAGTTCTGCTTTGCTTTAAAGTCACTTGAAACTGAATTCTAGCAGATGGTCAGTGTGAAAATGTGTCCCAGCTCTGACCTTGGGTTATATATGGGTTTGTATTCACTTCATGTTCACACCAATATTTACCCAGATTTATATTTAACAAGCTGCTTATTTGTAACCCTGATCTGATGTGGAGCTCTGCTCTGTGACTGGGATTCGAGGACTAATTTATTCTCTTTACTCTCAGGTGGACAGTTTTAGGTGCCTTAAGTTTTTTTTGAGATCTGTTATCAATTAGTACATATACCTGTACATGTGTACACATGAGATTTTAATGCACAAAGGTAGTAACTCACCaggatgaataaaaaatgaagtgGTTATAACGGAGAAGCTTTATAAAGCTCCATGATGCTTAGTGAAGTGTTTTGTTTCCAgttaaaagtttgttttttttttttgtttgtttgtttgtttgttttgcattttccaTTCTGTTAATTCTTTTCGGTATTTGTATGTCCCTTTGTCTGCTGGTTCCCAGTTGTGGAGCTCCAAGCCCAGTCTTGAGTGTCTGGTCCCCCAGGCCTTGATCCTCCATGTGTGATGTGTACCCTAACCCTCACCCTGTTTCTCTTTAATTACAAAGAGATTGTATGAATATTTTGAGTGGTGTCAGGTCccgtgtgtgtttgggtgtgtgtgttctgaactCTGTACAGGCTGTGTGACACATACATGTATCCTGCTTTCAGTGGGAATATGAGCAGCTATGCCATTGAAATAAGATCCTAGCAGATTTTGGAGAAAGTTACATTGGGTGTGAGAAAAGGCGCTATATAAATACTGTGAAGCTCAGAGAAACAATATGAAGATCTTTGAAGCCCTGTGAAGTGTGTGCGTTTCTGACTGGAAACCTGTGCTATGGTGATGTTTCGACTCGGACATGCCCACATTGCACTGTTATGTTAGATAATCAGTTTCAGTTGTACAGTGCAGGGTTATCAGGTGAAAGCTACAGAGCATGTACGGTTTGAGAGGGGGTGGAGaatgaaagatttttaattGACAAAATAATCTTGGCGTGGAGAGCATGTGATTTATTGATAGTGTGAAAAGGGaggtttttattgtttgttttcttaCTGTGACTTGCATGTTGGTTTAATGATATAAAATCAATTCTGAGTGACTTTAATCTTTCTTGCTGCTGTGTTTGCTTCGATGTCTCATTTTCACCACTCCTGTAGGTTTGGCTAAAATCCTGCTGCTTTCACTGTCTGCCTAAATTGTCTAATGCCCCACGGCCCCCACCCCCCATCTGTCTGTTGGCCTTTCTATCtgtaactgtctgtctgtctccttttaaatctctctcgctctctctcagggCCCCCCCGGCTCGCAGTCCTCTCCTCATGCTCAGCCTCCTAACAGCATGATGGGACCCCATGGCCAGGTAGCTCCTCCCTGCACACTTTCTCCTCCCTCCTGCTCTCTTTATGCATACCtgttctttatctctctctctcatctctctttttctgaaaGCAGAGTGGTGTCAGATGTTACATTGAGCATTTGATCCTCTGAACTCTGACGATGCTTTCAGGAAATTGTCTTTCCTATTTATGATAAGTTTGTTCTTCATGTGGTGTTTAAAGAACCGGGATCTAACCTACATTGTTCTGTTATAGCCGTTCATGTCTCCTCGATTTGGTGGAGGTCCGAGACCCCCGATCAGAATGGGCAACCAGGTGAGCTCAAGAATGTGTGACATTTATTACCAGCATTATATTGTTTATTACAAGTGTTGCATAAGAGACAACACACCAGAACATGATCCTAAAATTAATGACAATATTAGGACATCAGCACAGTATTACTTTACCATTGTATTAATCAACTATTCATAATATCACAGTATTTATATATCAATGTagaaaatattttcagttttaGAGATTAGTTTTTATAAAATCAATGAGTGTGGTGTTTCCTCCTGCAGCCTCCAGGTGGGGTCCCTGCAGCTCAGCCTATGCTCCCTAACATGGACCCTCGTcttcagggtgagtgtgtttttctttctctctctctccctctctctgtctccccctgtctgtctgtctctgccctccctccccccttctctcttatgctcgcacacacacacaagaacttTCCTTAATATcagaattttataatataaagtacattaatgattgtttttttgctggttttaaacttttttcatttttagggCCGATGCAAAGAATGAATGTTCCAAGAGGAATGGGACCTATGGGCCCTGGACCCCAGGTAACACCGCTACAGCTTTTTGTAATCTGGTCATGTTTCTTGCCTCCGTCCCCTGACTGTCGCCCGCCCACTTTTTAGCCATAAATACCATCAGAAAATCATTAGTTTACTGTGGACATTTCCTAaaccatacacaccatcaagTTGGCACTTTTGCAGGTAGACATTTCAGGGCATTATGGGTATTCTGTATGAAGCCTCAGTATGGTTCACTAAACACAGTAGTAGTAAATGTGGTGTATTTTAGGACACAAGGTGAGTGTTTAGTGAAATACCTGCCTCAGGCCAGTGATGCATCTTCAGTGTTCAATGTCTGCTCAGATATTCCTTTAAATGTGGTGTACATTTCTCCTGCAGAATTTCGGAGGAGGAATGAGACCTCCACACAACTCCATGGGTCCGGGAATGCCGGGAGTTGCTATGTAAGGAAACCTGATTTAGTCTGTCAGTCTCCTCCAGGTTTAACATCGTTACTAAATGCCATCCCATTGATCCTCTTTCACCTTCATGACATTGTGTTTCAGGGGTCCGGGGAACGGCAGACCACCCTGGCCAAATCCCAATGCTAACAATGTGAGTCCGCTTCCTGTTTTACTTTAATACTCAAACTTACtttaaacatactgtaacactcatCAGTACATCAGAACAAGGACCAACAACATTTCAGTTGTACAGTACACAA
Coding sequences within:
- the ssbp3b gene encoding single-stranded DNA-binding protein 3b isoform X3 — encoded protein: MGNMPPGDGMPGGPMPPGFFQGPPGSQSSPHAQPPNSMMGPHGQPFMSPRFGGGPRPPIRMGNQPPGGVPAAQPMLPNMDPRLQGPMQRMNVPRGMGPMGPGPQNFGGGMRPPHNSMGPGMPGVAMGPGNGRPPWPNPNANNMPYSSPSPGAYGGPQGGGPPGTPGIVPSPADSNNSSENLYTMMNSGGGGRTNFPIGPGSEGPLGAMAGMDPMHMNGGSGDLDGLPKNSPNNMSNMSNNLGTPRDDDTGGSYLHSFQNENQYSPSMTMSV